A single window of Bufo bufo chromosome 10, aBufBuf1.1, whole genome shotgun sequence DNA harbors:
- the ATXN1L gene encoding ataxin-1-like translates to MKPAYERSQECLPPKKRDLAQSTINIEQQAPKVNNSSSSESSANETPNWPRGVLVASGQGHGVRYEVAGDGAEAVTVDQYGNMYKIAVPPTFSPQGLHSVVNMGSIPPSFNVASPLIQHPGITYPPIHYAPISHTSVQFLGSPYAVPYTVPPGFLQRAVISPPATLATSHVPHYVPYNSILTEGVTPPPQPPSPQAYSKVTTAQSPSVLMGMVPVDITKGRVPVFYQHSSQIPAGYPVHEMILACPPPPNAEHNPSSPSDKLTLMTSTNGSQRGSECASSRRGSQAVEQYIHNSDEEMVRGQSDNLLDCDTYSGHATQRSEVALMTHRSTPDTDLEVQRVVGGMASQEYCAPSVQRKERMSPLNLSNDVKHNSKRSNSNLTSPPRADLRGAYSVQHPHKYTDNNALISNGESARGTLSSAERFSTAAPQHASKETRSPEVRGRGRDSPPAGPPLPPHSTTLPSHFMKGAIIQLATGELKRVEDLQTQDFVRSAEVSGGLKIDSSTVVDIQESQWPGFVTLHFVVGEQQSKVCLDVPPEHPFFVYGQGWSSCSPSQTAQLFALPCHRLQVGDVCISISLQSISKNGASPAAGASTHQALPHPIEKAVLQSRECPAVSERDGDKQHPLQRDGLAQSSLAQAPCPLPAAPSSWSSPVVQRYSGQSTEARPSPSRHSFIPQEVKLSIEGRSNAGK, encoded by the coding sequence ATGAAGCCTGCATACGAACGGAGCCAGGAATGTCTTCCACCAAAGAAACGGGATCTGGCTCAAAGCACTATAAACATAGAGCAGCAAGCACCCAAGGTCAATAACTCCTCCAGTAGTGAAAGCTCAGCTAATGAGACTCCAAACTGGCCCCGAGGAGTATTGGTGGCTTCAGGACAAGGACATGGGGTGAGATATGAAGTGGCTGGAGATGGGGCTGAGGCAGTCACAGTGGATCAGTATGGAAATATGTACAAAATTGCTGTGCCACCTACCTTCTCCCCTCAAGGCCTCCACTCTGTTGTGAACATGGGGTCCATCCCTCCATCCTTTAATGTAGCATCGCCATTGATCCAACACCCAGGAATTACGTATCcacccatccattatgctcccatCTCTCACACATCTGTGCAGTTTCTTGGGTCACCTTATGCCGTTCCATATACCGTTCCTCCAGGCTTCCTTCAACGCGCTGTAATATCTCCTCCTGCCACACTGGCTACTTCTCATGTACCCCATTATGTGCCATATAACTCCATCTTGACCGAGGGAGTGACCCCTCCCCCACAGCCTCCATCTCCTCAAGCTTATAGTAAAGTTACCACAGCACAATCCCCCTCCGTTCTCATGGGCATGGTGCCTGTTGATATCACAAAGGGACGAGTTCCCGTATTTTATCAGCATTCTTCTCAAATTCCGGCGGGTTATCCTGTACATGAAATGATCCTggcatgtcctcctcctcctaatgCAGAACATAATCCATCCTCCCCCAGCGACAAACTGACTTTGATGACTTCTACCAACGGGTCCCAGAGAGGATCTGAATGTGCCTCTAGCAGAAGAGGGAGCCAGGCCGTAGAACAGTATATTCATAATTCTGATGAAGAGATGGTAAGAGGTCAAAGCGACAATCTGTTGGACTGTGATACGTACTCAGGCCATGCAACACAAAGGAGCGAGGTGGCTCTGATGACCCATAGGAGCACCCCCGATACGGACCTCGAAGTTCAGAGAGTTGTCGGAGGAATGGCTTCACAAGAATACTGTGCCCCTTCAGTTCAGAGAAAAGAACGGATGAGTCCATTAAATCTATCCAATGATGTTAAGCATAACTCAAAGAGAAGTAATAGTAATCTGACGAGTCCGCCAAGAGCAGATCTTCGAGGCGCGTACAGCGTACAGCACCCGCATAAAtatacagacaacaatgcacttaTTTCGAACGGTGAATCAGCCCGAGGAACACTTAGTTCTGCCGAGAGATTTTCTACAGCGGCTCCACAGCATGCCTCTAAAGAGACCAGATCTCCAGAAGTGCGTGGTCGAGGCAGAGACTCGCCACCCGCGGGCCCCCCACTGCCTCCTCATTCCACTACTTTACCATCACACTTCATGAAAGGAGCCATCATCCAGCTTGCCACTGGAGAACTGAAGAGGGTGGAGGACCTACAGACCCAGGATTTTGTGCGAAGTGCGGAAGTTAGCGGTGGCCTTAAAATCGATTCCAGCACAGTGGTGGATATCCAGGAGAGTCAGTGGCCAGGATTTGTGACTCTTCATTTTGTAgtcggagagcagcaaagtaaagTGTGTCTCGATGTCCCTCCTGAACACCCGTTTTTTGTGTATGGACAAGGCTGGTCTTCGTGCAGCCCGTCACAGACTGCTCAGCTTTTTGCACTTCCCTGCCACCGGCTTCAAGTGGGAGATGTATGTATATCGATAAGTTTGCAGAGTATATCCAAAAACGGTGCATCACCTGCAGCCGGCGCTTCCACGCATCAGGCTCTGCCGCATCCTATTGAGAAAGCAGTGTTACAATCTAGGGAGTGCCCGGCGGTATCCGAGAGAGATGGCGATAAGCAGCACCCTCTTCAGAGAGACGGGTTGGCTCAGAGTTCCCTGGCCCAGGCCCCGTGTCCTCTTCCCGCAGCTCCGTCAAGCTGGTCCAGCCCAGTAGTCCAAAGATATAGCGGACAGAGCACTGAAGCCCGACCCTCGCCTTCACGCCATTCTTTCATTCCACAAGAGGTGAAGCTGTCCATCGAGGGCCGGTCAAATGCAGGGAAGTAG